One segment of Terriglobales bacterium DNA contains the following:
- a CDS encoding YCF48-related protein, with the protein MRKWQFFALRILIAAMICTITPMVFAAHWASLGPEGGDTRAFAYDPQNPDRVFMGTMAGKLFLSNDGGANWTRIAHLGSDDSYVLDKIAIDPTDTKIIYVAAWGVGNVGGDLFRSKDGGKSWQTIDALHGKSLRALALANTDPKTIVVGALDGVFRSKDGGDSWTQITPLNHNEMKNFESVAIDPTNPDIIYAGTWHLPWKTIDGGANWKNIKNGVIDDSDVFSIIIDPKNPQVVYISACSGIYKSENGAELFHKIQGMPFTARRTHVLKMDPTNSEVVYAGTTEGLWKTIDGGKSFHLMTSPSVVVNDIYLDPRNTSRLLLTTDRGGVLQSENAGTTFSASNRGFAHRQVGSLLLDNNDSSTLYAGIINDKEFGGVFVSHDNGLHWSQMSSGLGGRDIFVLRQTPDGALLAGTNRGVFTSSKDASGWRPLNVMIKETTTTKRVLRPAKAKLKPVAQMVSTTKVERSEFTTRVNDIAFANNVWYAAATNGLFSSANRGQSWKGGTIAGQSDFVAVHTQQSMVAAASHTGVVVSVDGGAHWYAANVPYFITGIHDLAVDGENTLWIATHMGVFRSTDSGDNWEHVLNGLPSTNVDSVSYDEEGKRLLVSSTTTTTVYESKDGGRKWHSSGHLGWEVRSVTAGRGKLFVTTAYDGVVAPSETISNDSSNTASVAGTPSSQ; encoded by the coding sequence ATGAGGAAATGGCAGTTCTTTGCTCTGCGAATTCTTATTGCGGCCATGATTTGCACGATCACACCCATGGTTTTTGCGGCGCATTGGGCCTCACTCGGCCCCGAAGGCGGCGATACTCGCGCATTCGCCTACGATCCACAGAATCCCGACCGGGTTTTCATGGGCACGATGGCGGGAAAACTTTTCCTGTCCAACGATGGCGGAGCCAATTGGACGCGGATCGCCCATCTGGGAAGCGATGACAGCTACGTTCTCGATAAAATCGCTATTGATCCCACAGATACCAAGATCATTTACGTTGCTGCTTGGGGAGTGGGCAATGTGGGCGGCGATCTTTTCCGCTCGAAAGACGGGGGCAAGAGCTGGCAGACCATTGATGCTCTGCATGGCAAATCGCTTCGCGCCCTGGCTTTGGCCAACACCGACCCAAAAACAATTGTTGTGGGCGCGCTCGATGGCGTCTTTCGCAGCAAAGATGGCGGCGATAGCTGGACGCAGATCACTCCACTGAACCATAACGAGATGAAGAACTTTGAGTCGGTGGCCATTGATCCCACAAACCCAGACATCATCTACGCCGGAACCTGGCACCTGCCCTGGAAGACCATTGACGGCGGAGCCAACTGGAAGAACATCAAGAACGGTGTGATTGACGACTCCGATGTATTTTCCATCATCATTGATCCGAAAAACCCGCAGGTGGTTTACATCAGCGCCTGCTCGGGAATTTATAAGAGCGAGAACGGTGCTGAGCTCTTCCATAAGATCCAGGGAATGCCCTTCACCGCCCGGCGCACACATGTGCTGAAGATGGATCCAACCAACTCCGAGGTTGTGTATGCCGGAACGACCGAGGGCCTATGGAAGACGATCGATGGTGGCAAGAGCTTCCATCTGATGACCTCGCCCAGTGTGGTGGTCAATGATATTTATCTTGATCCGCGCAATACCAGCCGCCTGCTGCTGACGACGGACCGCGGAGGAGTTTTGCAAAGCGAAAATGCCGGAACCACATTTTCCGCTTCGAATCGTGGATTCGCGCATCGCCAGGTAGGGTCGTTGTTGCTCGATAATAATGACAGCAGCACGCTCTACGCCGGGATCATCAACGACAAGGAGTTCGGCGGCGTATTCGTTTCGCACGACAACGGGTTACATTGGAGCCAGATGAGCTCAGGTCTGGGCGGACGCGATATTTTTGTGCTCCGTCAGACTCCAGACGGCGCGCTTCTTGCCGGCACCAACCGCGGCGTTTTCACTTCCAGCAAAGACGCATCAGGCTGGAGACCGCTCAACGTCATGATCAAGGAAACGACAACTACAAAACGCGTGCTGCGCCCCGCCAAGGCGAAACTAAAACCTGTGGCGCAGATGGTTTCGACCACCAAAGTCGAACGCTCCGAGTTCACAACGCGCGTCAACGACATCGCTTTTGCCAATAACGTTTGGTATGCAGCCGCGACCAATGGCTTGTTCAGCTCAGCCAACCGCGGCCAAAGCTGGAAGGGCGGAACTATCGCAGGCCAGAGCGACTTTGTGGCAGTGCACACGCAGCAGAGCATGGTTGCAGCAGCCAGTCATACGGGAGTAGTGGTTTCTGTTGATGGCGGCGCTCATTGGTACGCTGCCAATGTTCCTTACTTCATCACCGGGATCCATGACCTGGCGGTTGATGGGGAGAATACTCTGTGGATTGCAACTCACATGGGCGTCTTCCGCAGCACGGACTCAGGCGACAACTGGGAGCATGTGCTGAACGGCCTGCCGTCAACCAATGTGGATTCTGTTTCCTATGATGAAGAAGGGAAGCGGCTCCTGGTTAGCAGCACGACTACGACGACGGTGTACGAATCCAAAGATGGCGGCCGTAAA
- a CDS encoding outer membrane beta-barrel protein gives MLHRIKRGIALLSVAACLLLASATVFAQDQPAPKWEIFAGYSWADPNAKISGVPLRNYPVGVGLAGTYDFNKWLGLTLDYGGHFNNGTSGTRIPSTLNTVMAGPKLTFRGEHFSPFLEALVGYSRLAPDHFTADNRFGFQGGVGIDMNLTKHWALRLIQADFITAHHRFGAGGLPGSGVPKTILRGTRLQGGVVWLIGGEEEKPVSASCSLEPTSLLAGEAVKATATPTNFPPNHKLTYTWNSTGGKVTPNEANAAIDTTGLAPGSYTVSAHVTDNKRVADCSAPFTVNAPPAHSPTMSCTANPTSVITGDPSTITCDCKSTDGNTASVSNWSASAGKVTGSGATATLDTVGAPAGPITVRATCTDDKNGLTAPGSANVDVTPPAEKPHATKACEIDFAITIKKGKPARVDNAAKGCLDGAADALLQSPNAKSVLVGEQEEKEKPKTLAAQRAVNTKDYLTSGENQKAIDASRIDPRTGTDSEAKVEVWIVPEGANFDQDRPGTTPINEAKVKPQSRKPAAPAKRAPRKKKAA, from the coding sequence ATGTTGCATCGAATCAAAAGAGGTATTGCCCTTTTATCGGTAGCTGCCTGTCTGTTGCTGGCAAGCGCCACAGTGTTTGCGCAAGACCAGCCTGCCCCGAAATGGGAGATTTTCGCAGGCTACTCCTGGGCAGATCCCAATGCAAAAATTAGCGGTGTTCCTTTGCGAAACTACCCTGTGGGCGTTGGTTTGGCGGGCACCTATGATTTCAATAAGTGGCTAGGCCTCACGCTGGACTACGGTGGCCATTTCAACAACGGCACCAGCGGAACCAGGATCCCCAGCACCCTGAATACCGTTATGGCGGGCCCTAAGCTGACCTTCCGCGGAGAACACTTTTCGCCGTTCCTTGAGGCCTTAGTCGGCTATTCGCGTCTTGCGCCCGACCACTTTACGGCTGACAATCGCTTTGGTTTTCAGGGTGGAGTCGGTATTGACATGAACCTGACCAAGCACTGGGCCCTGCGGTTGATTCAGGCCGACTTTATAACTGCCCACCACCGTTTTGGCGCCGGAGGCTTGCCGGGATCGGGTGTGCCTAAAACCATCCTGCGCGGCACCCGTTTGCAGGGTGGTGTGGTATGGCTTATTGGAGGGGAAGAGGAGAAGCCAGTTTCAGCAAGTTGCAGTCTGGAACCGACTTCACTGCTGGCCGGCGAAGCTGTAAAAGCCACTGCCACACCTACGAATTTCCCGCCCAACCACAAGCTGACCTATACCTGGAACTCCACCGGCGGAAAAGTGACTCCTAATGAGGCAAACGCGGCCATTGATACCACTGGCCTCGCCCCGGGCAGTTACACTGTCTCCGCCCACGTGACCGACAACAAGCGGGTTGCAGACTGCTCTGCGCCGTTCACAGTAAATGCGCCGCCGGCGCACTCGCCAACCATGTCATGCACGGCGAACCCAACGTCGGTTATCACGGGTGATCCTTCCACCATTACCTGCGATTGCAAGAGCACTGATGGAAACACGGCAAGCGTCAGTAACTGGTCTGCGAGCGCAGGCAAGGTCACTGGCAGCGGCGCCACCGCGACGCTGGATACCGTGGGTGCACCTGCAGGACCTATTACGGTAAGAGCAACTTGCACTGATGACAAAAACGGCTTGACCGCTCCGGGAAGTGCGAATGTGGATGTGACTCCGCCGGCTGAAAAGCCACATGCTACCAAGGCTTGCGAGATTGATTTCGCCATCACCATCAAGAAGGGCAAACCAGCCCGTGTGGACAACGCCGCCAAGGGTTGCCTGGATGGTGCTGCCGATGCCTTGTTGCAGAGCCCGAACGCCAAGTCAGTCTTGGTGGGCGAGCAGGAGGAGAAAGAGAAGCCGAAGACGTTGGCAGCACAGCGTGCCGTCAACACCAAGGATTATCTGACCTCCGGTGAAAACCAGAAGGCAATTGATGCCAGCCGTATTGATCCACGCACCGGTACCGATAGTGAGGCGAAAGTCGAGGTCTGGATTGTGCCGGAAGGCGCTAACTTCGACCAAGACCGCCCTGGCACCACTCCGATCAACGAGGCCAAGGTGAAACCGCAGTCTCGCAAACCGGCAGCACCGGCCAAGCGGGCACCTAGGAAGAAAAAGGCGGCCTAA
- a CDS encoding OmpA family protein translates to MLHRIKRGIALLSVAACLLLAGTTVFAQDQPAPKWEIFAGYSWADPNAKISGVPLRNYPVGVGLAGTYDFNKWLGLTLDYGGHFNNGTSGTRIPSTLNTVMAGPKLTFRGEHFSPFLEALVGYSRLAPDHFTADNRFGFEGGVGIDMNLTKHWALRLIQADFITAHHRFGAGGLPGSGVPKTILRATRLQGGVVWLVGGEEEKPVSASCSVDTSEVWAGEPVKATVTPQNFNPNHTLNVDWTTNGGKVEGTGQSVTINTTGAAEGQSYNVSAHVTDPHDKKAVASCQTSFSTKKRLPPTITCNASPSSVVQGGSITIHSDASSPQGGPVTVAVTSGCGASGQGTDVAVDTSNIQPGSCSATCTATDDHQLTANSTTSFSVQPKPVVQPPPTLVLRSVYFATAQPTEKNPTGGLVKSQQATLTGIASEFKKYLDVKSDAKLELEAHADPRGSVDYNQALTERRAARVKSFLVDQGVPGDSIDTRALGKQEQLSADNVKQSMEDDPSLTAGEKRRLQQNMRTIVLAANRRVDMKVEAPGVPSQLSERRYPFSAADALSLIGGREKPKVAPRTGPKKGPAKKGTKGGTRRKKK, encoded by the coding sequence ATGTTGCATCGAATCAAAAGAGGTATCGCCCTTCTGTCGGTAGCTGCCTGTCTATTGCTGGCGGGCACCACAGTGTTTGCGCAAGACCAGCCTGCCCCGAAGTGGGAGATTTTCGCAGGCTACTCCTGGGCAGATCCCAATGCAAAAATTAGCGGTGTTCCTTTGCGAAACTACCCCGTGGGCGTGGGCTTGGCCGGCACCTATGACTTCAATAAGTGGCTAGGCCTCACGCTGGACTACGGTGGCCATTTCAACAACGGCACCAGCGGAACCAGGATCCCCAGCACTCTGAATACCGTTATGGCGGGTCCTAAGCTGACCTTCCGCGGAGAACACTTTTCTCCATTCCTTGAGGCCTTAGTCGGCTATTCGCGTCTTGCGCCCGACCACTTTACGGCTGACAATCGCTTTGGTTTCGAGGGTGGAGTCGGTATTGACATGAACCTGACCAAGCACTGGGCCCTGCGGCTGATTCAGGCCGACTTCATAACCGCCCATCACCGTTTTGGCGCCGGAGGCTTGCCGGGATCGGGTGTGCCTAAAACCATCCTGCGCGCCACCCGTTTGCAGGGCGGCGTGGTTTGGCTTGTCGGAGGGGAAGAGGAGAAGCCAGTTTCTGCAAGTTGCTCGGTGGATACATCAGAAGTCTGGGCGGGTGAGCCGGTGAAAGCCACGGTCACGCCGCAAAATTTCAATCCTAATCACACGTTGAATGTTGATTGGACCACCAATGGCGGCAAAGTGGAAGGTACGGGACAGTCGGTTACCATCAACACAACGGGCGCGGCGGAAGGACAGAGCTATAACGTCAGCGCTCATGTCACCGATCCGCACGACAAAAAGGCCGTGGCCAGCTGCCAGACGTCCTTTTCTACCAAGAAGCGCCTGCCACCGACCATTACCTGCAACGCAAGCCCTTCCAGCGTAGTGCAAGGCGGCTCAATCACGATTCATTCTGATGCCAGCAGCCCGCAGGGCGGTCCGGTTACCGTCGCAGTCACATCTGGCTGCGGCGCGAGTGGACAGGGCACTGACGTTGCAGTGGATACCTCCAACATTCAGCCTGGCAGTTGCAGCGCGACCTGTACCGCCACTGACGACCATCAGCTGACGGCGAACTCCACCACTAGCTTCTCTGTACAACCAAAGCCGGTGGTTCAACCGCCGCCGACTCTTGTGCTCCGCAGTGTCTACTTCGCCACGGCGCAGCCGACGGAAAAGAATCCTACTGGCGGGCTAGTCAAGAGCCAACAGGCCACGTTGACTGGGATAGCTTCTGAATTCAAGAAATATCTTGACGTCAAGTCGGACGCCAAGCTGGAGCTGGAAGCCCACGCTGATCCGCGCGGCAGTGTTGACTACAACCAGGCATTGACCGAACGTCGCGCAGCGCGAGTCAAGAGCTTCCTGGTAGATCAGGGCGTGCCGGGTGACAGCATTGATACCCGCGCGCTGGGCAAGCAGGAGCAGCTCTCAGCCGACAACGTAAAGCAATCGATGGAAGACGATCCTTCGCTGACGGCTGGAGAAAAGAGGAGACTGCAGCAGAACATGCGCACGATTGTCCTGGCAGCGAACCGGCGCGTGGATATGAAAGTGGAGGCGCCGGGCGTGCCTTCGCAGTTGTCCGAGCGACGGTATCCGTTTAGCGCCGCCGATGCCCTCTCCCTGATCGGTGGAAGAGAGAAACCAAAGGTTGCGCCGCGCACTGGCCCGAAGAAAGGGCCAGCCAAAAAGGGAACCAAAGGCGGAACCAGAAGAAAAAAGAAATAA
- a CDS encoding sigma-54 dependent transcriptional regulator yields MNQEKVLIVEDEENERSGLAELISAWGYRTETAKDGAEGFEKFTAWSPAIVITDLKMPRMSGMELLERIASQPHSAAVVLLTAQGSIDVAVDAMKTGAYDFIQKPVDPARLKTILNNASRQRGTERELEATRRKLRDTGVLGVMVGSSKKMQEVFRLIEMVAPSTASVLITGESGTGKELVARSIHDLSPRKAKPFLAINCSAIPETLIESEIFGHEKGAFTGALERRAGCFELAEEGTLLLDEIGEMPVNTQAKLLRVLEDHKLRRLGSKVETTVDVRVLAATNKVPEEAVAKGELRNDLYYRLNVFNIHLPPLRDHKEDLPDLTEHLLADMSRKHEREAAMVSDEVMKSFQDHNWPGNIRELRNTLERAVIACNGKVIEHLHLPPAFGSMGVHATGHDANSVRVGVGTTVGEAERLLILKTLESTNNNKTRAAEILGISLKTLHNKLKEYGASIGAADGNG; encoded by the coding sequence ATGAACCAGGAAAAAGTACTAATCGTCGAGGATGAAGAAAACGAGCGCAGCGGCCTGGCCGAACTGATTTCGGCCTGGGGTTATCGCACAGAGACCGCCAAAGACGGCGCTGAAGGTTTTGAGAAGTTTACTGCCTGGTCGCCGGCAATTGTTATTACCGACCTGAAGATGCCGCGCATGAGCGGCATGGAGCTGCTGGAACGCATCGCCTCACAGCCACACTCGGCCGCCGTGGTGCTGCTGACCGCCCAAGGCAGTATTGATGTCGCCGTGGACGCCATGAAGACCGGGGCCTATGATTTCATCCAAAAACCGGTTGATCCTGCCCGTTTGAAAACTATCCTGAACAATGCCTCGCGCCAGCGCGGCACCGAGCGTGAGCTGGAAGCCACGCGCCGCAAACTGCGTGACACCGGCGTACTCGGGGTGATGGTGGGATCGTCCAAAAAAATGCAGGAAGTCTTCCGCCTGATTGAGATGGTAGCGCCCAGCACAGCTTCCGTCCTGATCACCGGCGAAAGCGGCACTGGCAAAGAGCTGGTGGCGCGCAGTATTCATGACTTAAGTCCGCGTAAGGCGAAACCGTTTCTTGCCATCAATTGTTCGGCCATCCCCGAAACCTTGATTGAAAGCGAAATTTTTGGGCACGAAAAAGGCGCCTTCACCGGCGCCCTGGAACGCAGAGCAGGATGCTTCGAACTGGCAGAAGAGGGTACGCTCCTGCTTGATGAGATTGGCGAAATGCCGGTCAACACACAGGCCAAACTTTTGCGCGTACTCGAAGACCACAAACTTCGCCGCCTGGGCAGCAAGGTTGAGACTACAGTAGATGTACGCGTACTCGCGGCCACCAACAAAGTTCCTGAAGAAGCCGTCGCGAAGGGAGAGCTGCGCAATGATTTGTATTACCGTCTGAACGTCTTCAACATTCATCTGCCTCCGCTGCGCGACCACAAGGAAGATTTGCCCGACCTGACCGAACATCTGCTGGCCGATATGAGCCGCAAGCACGAACGCGAAGCGGCCATGGTGAGTGATGAAGTGATGAAGTCGTTTCAGGACCACAACTGGCCGGGCAACATCCGCGAACTGCGCAACACGCTGGAGCGCGCCGTCATAGCCTGCAACGGCAAAGTCATCGAGCATCTCCATCTGCCCCCTGCGTTCGGTTCGATGGGAGTGCACGCAACGGGGCACGACGCCAATTCAGTTCGGGTTGGAGTAGGGACCACGGTCGGCGAGGCCGAGCGCCTGCTGATTCTGAAGACGCTGGAATCCACCAACAACAACAAAACCCGCGCCGCCGAGATTCTGGGCATCAGCCTGAAGACCTTGCACAACAAACTGAAAGAATACGGCGCGTCTATCGGTGCAGCCGACGGCAACGGATGA
- a CDS encoding ATP-binding protein encodes MRLKTKLVLAISGMVMALVVASSSIYVLQIVHQRVQDTYDNGDFVAHQIFFVTHEALEADLSSTQVDTGNPQAVREATEEILQTDPGLNSLMQSIVGYSRPIYDVAIAGPDGRALLHTDSMVALSGNPLPVRENFKVVRDGSFRQQLAMVYGPPKVYEISVPIERDGAPFGSVRVGISTVFLKSELRPQLNHALLLSGIAILVTFILAALLSNVALRPLVLIGRRLDLMTGGAPEPEHEAARGDEVGMVTTKINRLGKQMRDVKEIFSALKDNLDQIMANLQDGLILFTRDSKAILVSAAVENFLGVSRELMLGHNVDEFFLKDTALGRTVLDSFESHTPIAQREVETEDGSRVMVSLDFIEEGGERIGALLTLRDAESVRRIESEIELSHRLAAIGRLASGVGHEVKNPINAIVVHLELLRQKLQQADPATRRHMDVIGSEIHRLDRVVQMLVDFTRPVELRLTELDVRKLVDDVTQLASPDAARQGVKIERQLPVESLLARADSDLLKQALLNVVLNGVQAMPQGGTLSIRASKEDDEIMVEVRDQGSGIPAEIRDKIYDLYFTTKKTGTGIGLAMTYKVMQLHHGSVDFESGDGRGTSFRLRLPLLGAVTDSREFAVPVPKKL; translated from the coding sequence ATGCGTCTGAAAACCAAGCTCGTACTGGCCATCAGCGGCATGGTGATGGCGCTGGTGGTGGCCTCTTCCAGCATTTACGTGCTGCAGATAGTCCATCAGCGCGTACAGGATACTTACGACAACGGCGACTTTGTCGCCCACCAGATTTTCTTCGTCACCCATGAGGCGCTGGAAGCAGATCTCAGCAGCACCCAGGTAGATACCGGCAATCCGCAGGCCGTACGCGAAGCCACAGAAGAAATTCTTCAGACTGATCCTGGCCTGAACTCCCTCATGCAGTCTATCGTGGGATACTCGCGTCCCATCTATGACGTAGCCATTGCCGGTCCTGATGGTCGCGCTCTGCTTCACACCGATTCGATGGTTGCATTGAGCGGCAATCCCCTGCCCGTGCGTGAAAATTTCAAGGTCGTACGCGACGGCAGCTTTCGTCAGCAGCTTGCCATGGTCTACGGTCCCCCCAAGGTCTATGAAATAAGCGTTCCCATCGAGCGCGATGGCGCTCCCTTCGGCTCGGTGCGTGTGGGAATTTCAACTGTATTTCTCAAGAGCGAGCTGCGTCCCCAGCTCAATCATGCCCTGCTGCTCTCCGGAATCGCGATTCTGGTTACCTTCATTCTGGCGGCATTGCTTTCTAACGTTGCCCTTCGGCCCCTGGTTCTGATTGGCCGGCGACTCGATCTGATGACCGGCGGAGCGCCCGAGCCTGAACACGAAGCGGCGCGCGGCGATGAAGTTGGCATGGTGACCACCAAGATCAACCGCCTGGGGAAGCAGATGCGCGACGTAAAGGAGATCTTCAGCGCCCTCAAAGACAACCTCGACCAGATCATGGCCAATCTGCAGGATGGATTGATTCTGTTCACCCGCGACTCCAAGGCCATTCTGGTCAGCGCGGCGGTAGAAAATTTTCTCGGAGTTTCGCGTGAACTCATGCTGGGCCACAACGTAGACGAATTCTTTCTCAAAGATACTGCCCTGGGCCGGACCGTGCTCGACAGCTTTGAATCGCATACGCCCATCGCGCAACGAGAAGTTGAAACGGAAGACGGCAGCCGCGTTATGGTGAGTCTGGATTTTATTGAAGAGGGCGGCGAGCGTATTGGCGCGTTATTGACCCTGCGGGATGCCGAGTCGGTGCGCCGCATCGAAAGCGAGATTGAACTCTCCCATCGTCTGGCGGCGATTGGCAGGCTTGCTTCCGGCGTAGGACACGAGGTCAAGAACCCCATCAACGCCATCGTGGTGCACCTTGAGCTTCTTCGCCAGAAGCTGCAGCAGGCCGATCCGGCAACCCGCCGCCACATGGATGTCATTGGCAGCGAGATTCATAGACTCGACCGCGTAGTGCAGATGCTGGTGGATTTCACCCGCCCGGTGGAGCTGCGCCTTACTGAGCTTGACGTTCGCAAGCTTGTGGATGACGTAACCCAACTGGCCTCGCCCGACGCCGCTCGCCAGGGAGTGAAGATCGAGCGTCAGCTTCCTGTCGAGTCCCTGCTGGCGCGTGCCGATTCTGACCTGCTTAAGCAGGCTCTCTTGAATGTCGTGCTGAATGGAGTGCAGGCCATGCCCCAGGGAGGAACTCTAAGCATCCGGGCATCGAAAGAAGACGATGAAATTATGGTTGAAGTACGCGACCAGGGCAGCGGCATCCCTGCCGAAATTCGCGACAAGATTTATGACCTTTACTTCACCACGAAGAAGACTGGCACAGGAATCGGTCTGGCCATGACCTACAAGGTCATGCAACTGCACCACGGTTCGGTGGATTTTGAGTCCGGCGATGGCCGGGGAACCAGCTTTCGTTTGCGGCTGCCCTTGTTGGGGGCTGTTACTGACTCACGTGAGTTTGCAGTGCCTGTGCCAAAAAAATTGTGA
- a CDS encoding prolipoprotein diacylglyceryl transferase family protein has protein sequence MYPFIHIGPLELGTYGILVAIGTLIAYFVLRADMLRRKLPDVADTIILVTALAGIVGAKLYHVLERPADLFAHPAAELFSREGFAWAGGLIAGILSLLWLARHYKIPIATMFDVAAPAAALGYAIGRIGCLVSGDGDYGIPTSLPWGMSFPNGLVPTTERVHPTPIYEFLVGLVIFLYLWKLGSKSLRKPRPQGEVIAEYFIWTGLARFLVEFIRINPRSVFGLFSNAQLVAFLSMIVGVVILFYIRRGFKGEKQEHRILRHSSQKGDVVQPEYHKATAECPNPERWRMFDSMTAEVEVLEFLQSLVTTTKPQLIVETGTFMGISTLWMAEGVKQNGFGKIVTCEFDPLVYAKARERIQESGLKKWIDLRNESSLEMKVNGPINIFFSDSAIEIREQEVRYFLPQMSSDGLILMHDASSHLKTVREAALKMEQEGLISVLLMPTPRGLVLAQKRA, from the coding sequence TTGTATCCATTTATTCACATCGGACCGTTGGAGTTAGGGACGTACGGCATCCTGGTGGCGATTGGCACTCTCATCGCTTACTTTGTGCTTCGTGCCGACATGCTACGGCGCAAGCTGCCGGACGTTGCCGACACGATCATTCTGGTCACGGCGCTGGCCGGCATCGTAGGAGCCAAGCTTTATCACGTGCTGGAGCGCCCTGCCGATCTGTTCGCGCATCCTGCCGCTGAACTGTTCAGCCGCGAAGGTTTTGCCTGGGCAGGAGGCCTGATTGCCGGAATTCTGAGCCTGTTGTGGCTGGCGCGGCACTACAAGATCCCGATTGCCACCATGTTTGACGTGGCCGCGCCTGCCGCAGCCCTGGGATATGCAATAGGGCGCATCGGATGCCTGGTCTCAGGCGATGGAGACTACGGCATTCCAACGTCTTTGCCCTGGGGCATGAGCTTTCCCAACGGACTGGTTCCGACTACGGAGCGCGTGCATCCGACGCCTATCTATGAATTTCTTGTTGGCCTGGTGATTTTCCTTTACCTGTGGAAGCTGGGCAGCAAGTCGTTGCGCAAACCGCGTCCGCAGGGTGAGGTAATTGCCGAATATTTTATCTGGACGGGGCTGGCACGTTTTCTGGTGGAGTTTATCCGGATCAATCCGCGTTCGGTGTTTGGATTGTTCAGTAACGCACAGTTAGTGGCGTTTCTTTCGATGATCGTAGGCGTGGTGATCCTGTTCTACATCCGAAGGGGATTCAAAGGCGAGAAGCAGGAGCACCGTATCCTGCGCCATTCCAGCCAGAAGGGCGATGTGGTGCAACCCGAGTATCACAAGGCTACGGCGGAGTGTCCGAACCCAGAGCGCTGGCGCATGTTTGATTCCATGACCGCCGAAGTCGAGGTGCTGGAGTTTCTGCAGTCGCTGGTGACCACCACCAAGCCGCAGCTCATTGTCGAGACCGGGACATTTATGGGAATCAGCACGCTGTGGATGGCTGAAGGCGTGAAGCAAAACGGATTTGGAAAGATTGTGACGTGCGAGTTTGATCCGCTGGTGTATGCCAAGGCACGCGAGCGCATTCAGGAATCCGGCCTGAAAAAATGGATTGACCTGCGCAATGAATCGAGCCTGGAAATGAAGGTCAATGGCCCTATCAACATATTTTTCAGCGACAGTGCCATTGAAATCCGCGAACAGGAGGTTCGGTACTTTCTTCCCCAGATGAGCTCCGATGGCTTGATCCTGATGCACGATGCCAGTTCGCATCTCAAAACCGTACGCGAGGCAGCCTTGAAGATGGAACAGGAAGGGCTGATCTCGGTCTTGCTTATGCCCACCCCGCGCGGACTCGTGCTGGCACAAAAAAGGGCTTAG